Genomic DNA from Patescibacteria group bacterium:
CTCTCACCTTTTCTCTTGCCAAACTACCAAACAAATATATTTTTGCTATATCATCTTTTTTTGCTCTATTTAAAATTCGACCCTTGAAATAATTTAGAGCTCTTTTCTTTTTGGCTAATTGTCTATTCTTGCTACTCATACCTAAAGTATACTAAACTGACACTTTTTTGTCAAAAGACGCTTAATTATTTCTTAATCCCCAACACCTTAATCTTCCCCAATGCCTTGATAGCCATCTGCATTCTCTCTTCGGATTCTGCGTAAAGCGTAAGAGTGCGGTCGCCTTTAAAAACTTCCTCGCCATAGCGCTTGTTCATATAAATCCCGGCCTTTTTATCCATAGGAGCGCCTAAAATCCGGCATAAGTCAACGATCGCCTTATTATCTACCCGAATAACTTTGCCGGACTGACTAGCATGCAAATGTTTCTTAAACGCGCCCAAAATCAACTGTTGAGGTTTAATACTTGGTTTTCCGCCTTGAGACTTAATCATGGCTTTCATCTTTCGCCAAGCCGCGCCAGATTCTAAAATATCGCGAGCCAGGCCCTCCCCTTTGCCAAGCCTAGCTTCGCCGGCTATTTCCAATAACCTTCCCGCTAACCGCAAAGATTTATTTTCTAAATCAAGCGGCCGAAATTCATCTTGCTGTAAAACCCGAAGCACGTCTCGGGCTTCCAGAGCCGGACCGACCCCTCGGCCAACCGGCTCTAAAGCTTCGCTCATCACTACTGATACTTTAATGCCAAACCTTTTGCCTAAATATAAAAATTTCTTTTCAATTCTTTTAGCAACTTTGATATTAGGCACCTTAGTTGTTGGTCCAAAGGGCAAATCAATCACCAAATACTCGACATCACTAGCTACCTTTTTAGCCATGATGCTGACTACCATCTTAGTGTACGGCTCCATACCCAATGGATAAGAAACCTGAACCACCCGATCATCAGCTGGGGCTAAATTTAATCCTCCACCCCAAACCAGGCAACCTTTGTTTTTTTGAACCAACTTTTTTATCTCACGGACAGTAAAAGAAACATTAGCCAGGACTTCCATAGTGTCAGCTGTGCCGGCTGGTGAAGTAATGGCGCGAGAAGATGTTTTGGGAATACATAATCCGCAAGCCGCAATAATTGGCGCCACAATCATAGTGGTTCGGTTAGCAGGCAAACCGCCAATGGAATGCTTATCAACCACTTTGCCTCGAAAGCGCAAAACATCGCCATTCTCTGCAATGGACTTGGTAAGGTAATATAACTCCTCATTAGAGTAATCTTTAATAAAACCTGAAGCCACAAAATAAGTAATCTCGGTGTGCCCTATCCGGCCGGAAACAATATCTTTAACAATAGAATCAATTTCCTTATAATCAAGCTGTTTGCCCAAAAGTTTTTTTCTGATGGCAATGATTGACTTGGGCCGGCCCAAAAAACGGGCTTCAACAAGCTCGCCATTGCGTACTTTATACTGGTGCCAAAGCTCCCGGTAAAAACCAATCTCGCCTAATTTGACTTTGGAACGAGTTAAATTGGTAACCACAATTACCTTAAATTTTTTACCTTTGTCATCCTGCCAAAAAATTCTAATTTTATCACCTGCCCGGATATTGGAGTGATAAGCGTCCCGCCGGTTTAAAACCACAACAAACCGTTCGCCAGCAGTAAAATCTAATTTTTTAGCTTTATAAAATAAGGGCATCTTGTTATTTACTTTGGCTAAAATTAACTTAAAGATGACATTTTATACTTTCAGCTATTGACAAAATTTTTAAAATATGATATCATAAAACTTGAAATCAAAATCAATATTTCTTTTACAATTCGCTCCCAATGATAGCCGTTGGGAAAAACCACAACCGTTCCTAAAAAGGAGGAAAAATTATGGGACGGATTATCGTTGGTGTGCTCGTAGTTCTGGTCCTGGCCAATGTCGCCTTTGCAGATGACGAGGGGCCATTCCCTGTCCTTATGGCCGGGAGATTGAACCTGTCGTTTGATTGGGGAAAGAGTTGGGTGAGTAATGATTTCTGTCACCCCATCAACGATGGATCGGGCGACTACTTAGTTGCTCATGACTCCAAGGGTTACAATGGCGGGAACTTTTCCCTGATATTCAAAGCAGGGAAATTTATTCCACTCCCCAGTTTGAGAATTTGGGGCGTTCGAGTAGCATACAAGGAATATATTCTCGAAACTCCAATCCACCGCTGGGATGAAGGCAACCAGATGTTTAAAGAGGCCGCGTTCCAGCACTGGGAGAAGTATCAAGTGGAAACAGTCACCGCCCAATTCGTGATGGGCGACGAGATTCCGTTTTTTAGCCAAGGGGATTATACGCGAAATCTCACGGCGGATTATGTCCGGCGAAATGCCTCTAAATTTTGGAGGCTTAGTGTTTGGACTGGGTTGGGCGTAACGCTTCAGAAAGGGGAAGATAAATGGATGGGAAGTCCATCCATTGCCCAATTCCTCCGAATTCACCCGCCATGGATCTGGACTGGAGGGATTTACCTTGAGGCAGGGCACAGCCATACTTTTGGTGATCCGCCTGGCCTGGACACTGGAGAGGAGAGCCGAGTCTGGGCTGGCTTCGGGTGTTCCATTCTCTAATCCTCCACATCTATTTTACGCCCTCGCAAAGGTCAATGCGACTTTGCGAGGTTTTTTTTATTTTCAAAACACTAATGGCTACAAATTTTTAACAAATAGTTATAAATTACGAATCCATCATTCGTACTATTCGTAATTTATAGCTATTTGTATTCTATTCGTATCTATTCGTGCCAGAGCTTTAGCGCCTCCCACAATTCATCGTGTGTCTTGGCCCACTTTTTCAATTTGACACTGCGCATCACCGCTTCTACGGCCTGGAAACAAGCCCTAGCGCCAGCTTTAGAACCGTCTGGATGACCATGCAAACCTCCGCCAAAATTAATAATAATATCTTTTCCTAACTTCTTAATCAACTTGGGAACCAAAGCCGGATGCAAACCGCCAGAAGCAATGGGCATTGTTGGTTTCAAGCAGCCCCATTTTTCAGTAATAGCCTTATTAACAGCCAGGATTTGTTCGTGAGTATCAGCCATTTTACCAACCACTGTGCCGGTGTGTAATTGGTCAACGCCAGCTAAACGCGCCAGTTTAGCTAAAACCAACATAGAAATTCCATGTTTAGGGTTGCGCGTAAATGCGCTATGTCCAGCTCGATGGCCATGAATTATTAAACCCAAGTTAGCCTTGCGCAACATTTGCACATTGTCTAAACCCACGGAAACAATATCCACCATCACGCACTTGCCCCCGGCTTTTTTGACTAGTCTGGCTCGCTCCATCATAATATCCGGCACCGCCGTGATATTAAACACATACATTTTATGCTTACTGGCCAATTTGCCTTGGGGGTTAGGATTTTCTAAAAATTTTTTATAAAACCGGGAGCTACCATTCATTTTATTTAAGCCCAGTTCTTTTTCAGCCTTGTTTCTTAAATACAAAGTTTTTTCCACTCGAAATTTGAATTGATTAAAATCAAGGTCAGTTAAATTTTCATCATCTTTAATCAAGTCCATGCCATTCTTCCAGAGCTCATAGGCTAATTTAGCATTCTCTGTGGCTGAAAGGCCCAACTTGGGTTTCATAATCGCGGCTACAATCGGCCGCTTCTTAATACCCAAAGCTTGACAAACGCCCCTTTTGCCAAAGGCCGGGCCTTGAAAATGTTTAATATAGGCATCAGGAAATTCAATATCCTCCAAGCGAATATTGGGAATCATTTTTAAACTAAAAACATTCCCGGCTAAACCAGAAAGTAATTGGGGAATGCTGGCTTTTTCAAATAAAACCAAAGGATAAGCAATCTTAAGCACTCGCTGACCCATATTGCAACTCTTGGTTTTTTTAATCACAAAAACCCTGGCCGCTAACTTCTCGGCTACCGGGGGCTTTAAAGTGGAAAGCGCGGTCCAGGTGCCGATAGAAGTCTCGGCCGCCACCTCTGTTGCTACTTTTTTCCAAGAATGCGATGACTCAACTTTATAAGTGACAATCAAATGCTTCTTGGGATCCGGGTGGGTTCCCAGATGAAGGTAGTAATTTTTGGTTCTGTTGATTGAATGCATGGGTGTTTTTTTATTGTCATCCCGGACGACCGTGGAAAAAGATGTCATCCCGATCGGGATCGCCGCCATTTTCTCATTCCGAACGGAGCGAACCGCAGTAAGCGCAGCGAGGAATCCCTTAAATGTGGAGAATAGAATGGATGGTGGGTAACCCCTGTTTAAGGGATTCCTCGCTGCGCTCGGAATGAAAAAATCACTCGCAATGACAACGATTAATATGCAGATAAACACTAGGAAAAAGGCTCTTTAACTTCTCCCGGCTTCAACACTCCCCTCTCCGTCACAATCCCAGTAATATATTTAGCCG
This window encodes:
- a CDS encoding AMP phosphorylase, with translation MPLFYKAKKLDFTAGERFVVVLNRRDAYHSNIRAGDKIRIFWQDDKGKKFKVIVVTNLTRSKVKLGEIGFYRELWHQYKVRNGELVEARFLGRPKSIIAIRKKLLGKQLDYKEIDSIVKDIVSGRIGHTEITYFVASGFIKDYSNEELYYLTKSIAENGDVLRFRGKVVDKHSIGGLPANRTTMIVAPIIAACGLCIPKTSSRAITSPAGTADTMEVLANVSFTVREIKKLVQKNKGCLVWGGGLNLAPADDRVVQVSYPLGMEPYTKMVVSIMAKKVASDVEYLVIDLPFGPTTKVPNIKVAKRIEKKFLYLGKRFGIKVSVVMSEALEPVGRGVGPALEARDVLRVLQQDEFRPLDLENKSLRLAGRLLEIAGEARLGKGEGLARDILESGAAWRKMKAMIKSQGGKPSIKPQQLILGAFKKHLHASQSGKVIRVDNKAIVDLCRILGAPMDKKAGIYMNKRYGEEVFKGDRTLTLYAESEERMQMAIKALGKIKVLGIKK
- a CDS encoding ribulose-bisphosphate carboxylase large subunit, which produces MHSINRTKNYYLHLGTHPDPKKHLIVTYKVESSHSWKKVATEVAAETSIGTWTALSTLKPPVAEKLAARVFVIKKTKSCNMGQRVLKIAYPLVLFEKASIPQLLSGLAGNVFSLKMIPNIRLEDIEFPDAYIKHFQGPAFGKRGVCQALGIKKRPIVAAIMKPKLGLSATENAKLAYELWKNGMDLIKDDENLTDLDFNQFKFRVEKTLYLRNKAEKELGLNKMNGSSRFYKKFLENPNPQGKLASKHKMYVFNITAVPDIMMERARLVKKAGGKCVMVDIVSVGLDNVQMLRKANLGLIIHGHRAGHSAFTRNPKHGISMLVLAKLARLAGVDQLHTGTVVGKMADTHEQILAVNKAITEKWGCLKPTMPIASGGLHPALVPKLIKKLGKDIIINFGGGLHGHPDGSKAGARACFQAVEAVMRSVKLKKWAKTHDELWEALKLWHE